The following are encoded together in the Leguminivora glycinivorella isolate SPB_JAAS2020 chromosome 18, LegGlyc_1.1, whole genome shotgun sequence genome:
- the LOC125236036 gene encoding cytochrome b5-like: MAQTQYKLTDVQARNGKLGAPVWVVYKDSVYDVTSYVDQHPGGNDAILAEAGTDATSAFQDVGHSDDARTILAKFKIGEIVEEEKKYDANGKKKKKVVAAKDEDTGRSCLSTVTCGLLG; this comes from the exons ATGGCTCAAACACAGTACAAACTAACCGACGTACAGGCGCGCAATGGCAAGCTTGGGGCTCCTGTCTGGGTCGTGTATAAAGACTCCGTCTATGATGTCACCAGTTACGTCGATCAG CACCCTGGAGGCAACGACGCCATCTTGGCAGAAGCAGGCACCGACGCCACGAGCGCTTTCCAAGATGTCGGCCACTCAGATGACGCGAGGACCATTCTCGCCAAATTCAAGATAGGAGAGATTGTAGAG GAGGAGAAAAAATACGACGCCAATggaaagaaaaagaagaaggtTGTGGCGGCTAAAGACGAAGACACGGGAAGAAGTTGTTTAAGCACTGTCACTTGTGGTCTGCTAGGCTAG